GTGCGCCGCGTTGATCGGTATCCGCGCGCTCCGCGTTCCGGTGGTCGGCTACCTCGGCATCGCCCTGTTCGGCCTGCTGGGCACGGTCGCGGCGCTGACCCGCCCGGGCGCCGGGGTCGCCGCCGCCCTCCCCTCGCTGCTCGGCGCGGCTCTCGGCGCCGGGGCGTTCCGCTGGCTACGGGTGATCCTGGTGCCGCGCCCCTGGCCGGACGCCCCCCTGGCCCAAACCCCCGCCGCCCCTGGCACCCCGCCCGAACCGCCGGTCGAGCGTAAGGAAGGGCCCCCTGTACAACCGAATGCGATAACAAGGGGCCCTTCCTTACCCGAGCCGGGTGGTGAGGAGCGGCGCCGGTTCCTGACCGGGGTGGCGGTGACCTTCGGCGCGGCCGCGGTGGGCGGGTTCGGCGGGCGATGGCTCGGCACCCGGCGGGGCGTCTCGGACGCCCGTGCGGCGGTGACCCTGCCCACGCCGGCCAGCCCGGCGGCGCCCGTCCCGGCCGGCGCCGACCTCGACCTGACCCAGCTCGCGCCGTACACGACGCCGAACAGGCAGTTCTACCGGATCGACACCGCACTGGTCGTGCCGCAGGTCGACCCCGGGAAGTGGAAACTTCGCATCCACGGTCGGGTCCGGAACCCGATCACCCTGACCTACGCCGACCTGCTCGCCCGGCCCCTGATCGAGCGGGACATCACCCTCGCCTGCGTCTCCAACGAGGTCGGTGGGGACCTGATCGGCAACGCCCGCTGGCTCGGCGTACCCCTGGCCGACCTGCTCGAACAGGCCGGTCCGCTCGACGACGCCGACCAGGTGGTGGGGCGCTCGGCCGACGGTTGGACCTGCGGCACCCCGACCTCGGTTCTGCGCGACGGCCGGGACGCGATGCTGGCGATCGGCATGAACGGCGAACCGCTACCGGTCGAGCACGGCTTCCCGGCCCGGGTCGTGGTGCCCGGACTGTACGGCTACGTCTCCGCGTGCAAGTGGGTGGTGGAGCTGGAGCTGACCCGGTTCGCGGACTTCGACGCGTACTGGGTGCCACGTGGCTGGGCGCCGGAGGGGCCGATCAAGACCCAGTCGCGGATCGACACGCCCCGGCCGCGTAACCGTCCGGCCGCCGGCCCGGTCACCGTCGCCGGGGTGGCGTGGGCGCAGCACCGGGGCATCAAGCAGGTCGAGGTGCAGGTCGACGGGGAGCCGTGGCAGCCGGCCACCCTCGCCCCGACCGCCTCGATCGACACCTGGGTGCAGTGGTCGTGGCGGTGGGAGGCGACCCCGGGCGAGCACACGCTGCGGGTACGGGCAACCGACGCCACCGGCGCGACGCAGCCGGGCGAGCCTCGACCGGTGGCTCCGGACGGCGCGACCGGATGGCACAGCGTGCGGGTGACCGTCCGCTGACGCCGTCCGCCCACTGATGTCAGCTCGCGGCGCGTTGGGCCGGCACGGTCGAATGGAAGGGACGGCCGAGGCGGGCCTCCAGCCGGGCGATGTCGACCCGGGTCCGGCGCCGGTCGGCGAGGTCCTCCCAGCCGACGGCGAGCAGCCGTAACCGTTCGGACTCGCTGAAGCCGCCCCATACGCCGTACGGCTCGCGTACGGTCAGCGCGTGGGCGGCGCACTCGGCCCGTACCGGGCAGGTGCCGCAGACCTTCTTCGCCCCCGCCTCGCGGCGGTTCCGGGACGCACCGCGTTCACCATCGGGATGGAAGAACTGTGCGGTGTCCCGCCCTCGGCAGGCACCGAACCGTTGCCATTCCCACAGATCGACGATGGGTCCGGGCAGTCTGCGTACGTTCGACATCTGCAACCCTCCTCCCGCGGCACCGACGGACACTCCCAGGGCCGGTGTCCGGGCGGCGGGCCGCGTAGACACACCCGATTCCGGCCTCAGATCGGCCATACCCAGCCGGCCGTCGAATCACACGTCTCGGAACCCCGCAACCTGATCATTTCTGTCCCCGTGCGCCGCCTGCCCGGGGCGGGTCTTACCGCCCAGCCGGGGCCAGCAGGGCCGCAAGCCGGTGCAACCAGCCGGAACGGGCAAAAACTTTCCTTTCCATCGGCCGGAAACTCGTCATGATCAGTGGCGGTCGTGGTCTGCTCGTACGTGGGGAAAGGAGACCACCGTGCGTACTGTCCTCGTCTGTGTCCGGACACCGCTCGCGGCGCAGAGCGTGGCGTCCGCCGCGGCCCGGCTCGGGCTGGCGGCCGTGGTGCGTACGGCGATTTCCGATCCCGAGGTGATGCTGCGACTCTCCGAGCGGCCGGCGGACGTGCTGCTCGTCGACACCGCGCTCACCCGGCCGGACAGCGTCGGCTTCACCCGGCGGGTGCTGGCCCGTGCGCCCGGCGCCGCGATCCTGCTGCTCGGGGCGGAGGAGCCCGGGGTGGCGGCGGCGGTCATCGCCGCCGGTGGCCGGGGCCTGCTGCCCGGTACCGATCATGACCTGGTGAGCGTGGTGGCGAAGGCGATGCTGCTGCTGAGCACCCCGGGGCGGGGTGGTCGGGGCACCGGACTGACCGGTGCCGGCGGTTCGAACGCGCCCGCCCTGCCAGCGGAGGTTCCCGGCCGGACCGCCGCCGAACGGCTGCCCGGTTCCCCCTCGCGGGTGCCGGCCCGCCCCGGCGCGGTGCCCGCCGGTACGGCTCCGAAGGCGGCCGGCCCACCGGCCGGACCGGTGGATCCCAGCGGCCGGGTCGAGTCGGTCGACGACGCCGGTCCCGGTGGCCAGCCCGGCGGGCCGACCGTTGTCCCGGTCCAGCGGGGTGAGGACGGGCCCGGTGGGTCGGGCGAGCGGGGCGCCGTCGAGGGGGACGAGACCGCCGTCGAGGGGGCCGACCCACGGACCAACGTGCCGCCGGAGAACCGGTACGGAGCGCCGCGTCGCAGTGATCCGGCCAACGCCGGTGGTTACGGCCGGCCGGTGGCCGCGACCGCCGGTGCGGGTGCCGCCGCCGGCCCGGCCCGCAGGGCCGCGCTGACCGAGCGGGAGCTACAGGTGCTGCTAGGTATGGCCGACGGCAAGAGCAATGCCGAGATCGGGCGGGAACTGTTCGTCTCGGAGGACACCGTCAAGACCCACGCCCGTCGGCTGTTCCGCAAGCTCGGCGCCCGGGACCGGGCGCACGCGGTCGCCGCCGGGTTCCGGGCCGGCCTGGTGGCCTGAGCGTACGGGCGCTGACCGGCCGTGCGGTCAGTTCGCCGGTTCGTCCTCGTCGTCGGTTCCCTCGGCCAGGGTGTCGTGCACGCCGTCGGCGTAGCCCCGGGCGTACTCCCAGGTCACGTAGTGATCGGGATCGGGGTCGAAGGCCGGCTCGTGCACCCGTGGCCGGCCGGAGCTGAGCAGGTGGCGGAGGTTGCCGCGGAGCAGGTCCCAGTCGAAGTAGTGCGGTTCGTGACAGTCCTCGCACTCGATCACGAGGCCACGGACTCCGGTCGGACCCAGTAGCGCCTGGTAGATCTCCAGGTCGGCAAGGTCCTCCAGGACGTCCTGCCGTTCGACCTCGGAGAGCGGATCAAGCTGGGCGTCCTCCGCAGGGTCGTCCAGGCCCGCCGACGGATCGGCGGGGTCACCGTTGAACGGGTCGATCGGCTCGTCGTGCACCCCTCCACCGTAGTCGCAACCGCGCCCGTCGCGCCCACCCTCGTCGCCCGGCCCGTCGCGTCCGTCTGCCGACCCCGGGGATCGCGGTCCGTACGGTGCCACTCGCCACCGCCCGCTCGTGCCGGGCCGCCGCAGCTCACTGGGTACGATGAACCATCGCGCCGCAACGTCCGGGCACGCCGAGGCGTGCGCCCACGGCACCCGGCCAAGCCCGACTCACCAGCTCAGGGGAGAACTCGTGGACCACTCACCCACCCATCTTCCGACGGGCAGCGGCGACGCCGACCAGTTCGGCGGGCTCGTGCCCGAGCTGCCCTCCGGTTCCGCCCGCGCGGTTCCGCTCGGCCTCACCTTCGACGACGTGCTGTTGCAGCCCGCCGAGTCGGACATCGTGCCCAGCAAGGTGAACACCGTCACCCGGATGACCCGCAATGTCTCCATCTCGATCCCGCTGCTGTCGAGCCCGATGGACACGGTGACCGAGGGCCGGATGGCGATCGCCATGGCCCGCCAGGGTGGCATCGGTGTCCTGCACCGCAACCTGTCGATCGAGGACCAGGCGCTCCAGGTGGACCTGGTCAAGCGTTCCGAGGCCGGCATGGTGACGAATCCGATCACCTGTAGCCCGGACGACACGCTCCGCGACGTGGACGCGCTCTGTGGGCGTTACCGCATCTCCGGCGTGCCGGTGACCGACGCCGACGGCGCCCTGGTCGGCATCGTGACCAACCGGGACATGCGTTTCGTCACCGACGGCGACACCCCGGTCCGCGAGATCATGACCCGGATGCCGCTGGTCACCGCGACCGTCGGGGTCACCAAGGACGAGGCACTGGAACTGCTGCGCCAGCACAAGGTGGAGAAGCTGCCGATCGTCGACACCCTCGGTCGGCTGCGTGGGCTGATCACGGTCAAGGACTTCGCCAAGAGCGAGCAGTTCCCGAACGCCACCAAGGACGACGCCGGCCGGCTGCGGGTCGCGGCGGCCGTCGGGGTCGGCGATGACTCGTACAAGCGGGCCCGGACCCTGGTCGAGGCCGGCGTGGACGTACTGATCGTGGACACCGCCCACGGCCACCAGCGGGCCGTGCTGGAGATGGTCACCCGGCTGAAGAAGGACACCACGGTCGACGTGATCGGCGGCAACGTGGCTACCTTCTCCGGGGCGAAGGCCCTGGTCGAGGCGGGCGCCGACGCGGTCAAGGTCGGGGTCGGCCCGGGTGCCATCTGCACCACCCGGGTGGTGGCCGGGGTCGGCGTGCCGCAGATCACCGCCATCATGGAGGCGGTCCGGGCCGCGCGTCCGGCCGGTGTCCCGGTCATCGCCGACGGCGGCATCCAGTACTCGGGCGACATCGCCAAGGCGATGGTCGCCGGTGCCGACACGGTGATGCTCGGCAGCCTCCTCGCCGGTTGTGAGGAGAGCCCCGGTGACCTGCTGATCATCAACGGCAAGCAGTACAAGGCGTACCGGGGGATGGGGTCGCTGGGTGCGATGCAGTCCCGGGGCCAGGCCCGCTCGTACTCGAAGGACCGTTACTTCCAGCAGGACGTGACCAGCGAGGAGAAGCTGGTTCCGGAGGGTGTCGAGGGTCAGGTGCCGTACCGGGGCGCACTGGCACAGGTCGCCCACCAGCTCATCGGTGGGCTGCGGCTCGCCATGGGGTACGTCGGCGCGGAGAGCATCCCCGAGCTGCACCGGCGGGGCCAGTTGATCCGGATCACCGCGGCCGGGCTCAAGGAGAGCCACCCGCACGACATCCAGATGACGGTCGAGGCACCGAACTACCACACCCGCTGACCCGCGCCACCGACTCGCCGCCAACCTTCTCACCCGCTGGAGCACCCCATGCGTGACGTGGTCGAAATCGGGCTCGGTAAAACCGCGCAACGCGGTTACCACCTGGACGACATCGCGATCGTGCCAAGCCGTCGTACCCGGGACGTGGACGACGTCTCCACGGCCTGGCAGCTCGACGCCTATCCGTTCCGGATCCCCTGCGTGGGGCATCCGTCGGACGCGACCATGAGCCCCACCTCGGCGGCCACCCTGGGCCGGCTCGGTGGGCTCGGCGTACTCAACGTCGAGGGCCTCTGGACCCGGTACGAGGACCCGACCAAGATCCTGGAGGAGCTGAGCGGGCTGGGCGAGGACGCCCGCACGACCCGGCGCCTGCAGGAGGTCTACGCCGAGCCGATCCGGCCCGAGCTGATCACCGAGCGGGTCCGGCAGATGCGCGAGGGCGGCGGCACGGTCGCCGTCCGGGTCTCGCCGCAGCACACCCTGGCGCTCGCCCCGGTGATCCTCGACGCCGGGGTGGACATCCTGGTCATCCAGGGCACGCTCGTCTCGGCGGAGCACGTCTCCACCACCGACGAGCCGCTGAACCTGAAGGAGTTCATCGCCGACCTCGACCTGCCCGTGGTGGTCGGTGGCTGCACCGACTACAAGACCGCGTTGCACCTGATGCGGACCGGTGCGGCTGGCGTGATCGTCGGCCTCGGTGGCGACGAGTGGTCGACCACCGAGTCGGTGCTCGGCATCCGGGTGCCGATGGCGACCGCGATCGCCGACGCCGCGGCGGCCCGCCGGGACTACCTCGACGAGACCGGCGGGCGGTACGTGCACCTGATCGCCGACGGCGACCTGCGTACCTCCGGGGACATCGCGAAGGCGCTCGGTTGCGGGGCCGACGCGGTGATGCTCGGCGAGCCGCTCTCGCTCTGCGACGAGGCGCCCGCCGGTGGCGCCTGGTGGCACCCGGCGGCCAGCCACCCGGACCTGCCGCGTGGCGCGTTCGGGGTGGCCGAGGAGTCGCTCGGTTCGATGGAGCGGCTGCTCTACGGTCCGGCCGACGAGCCGGACGGTCAGCAGAACCTCTTCGGCGGGCTGCGGCGGGCGATGGCCAAGTGCGGCTACCGCGATCTCAAGGAGTTCCAGAAGGTCGGACTGGTGCTCGACCTCGAACGCTAGGCGGTCACGGGCGGGGGCGCCGTCCGGTGCGGGAACGAGTTCCCACACCGGACGGCGCCCCCGCACCCTAGGCTCGTCGGGTGACTCACGGTCGATGGCTTCGGGGTGGATCGGGACGTACGGCGGGCGGCGCGCGCCCGGTCGTCGCGCTGGCGTTGGTCGGCGTACTGGCCTTGACGGCCGGCGCCTGTACGGGATCGGGAGACCCGGGATCGTCCCGCGCCGGTGGCTTCCAGCCCGGCGCCGACGGGGTCGGTGACCCCTACTTCCCCACCTACGGCAACGGTGGCTACGACGTGGCCAACTACGCCCTCAAGGTGCGGTACGACCCGGCCAGTGACCGGCTCACCGGCACCGCCACCATCAGCGCGACGGCCACCGCGAACCTGTCCCGGTTCAACCTCGACCTGGTCGGGTTGACCGTCAGTGCGGTCACTGTGGAGGGCGAGCGGGCCGAGTTCCGCCACGACGAGGGGGAGCTGATCGTCACCCCGGGCCGGGGCCTGGCCCGGGACGGCCGGTTCACCGTCGAGGTGACGTACGACGGGGTGCCGGAACCGGTCGACAGCCCGGACCTCGGCGAGGGCGGTTTCATGGCCACCGCGGACGGGGCGGTCGCGCTCGGCCAGCCGGAGTCGGCCAGTACCTGGTTCCCGGTCAACGACCATCCGCAGGACAAGGCGAGCTACGAGATCGCGGTGACCGTCCCGGAGGGACTGAGCGCGCTGAGCAACGGGGTGCCGGGGGAGCGGTCGACGGCCGGGGGCTGGACCACCTGGCGCTGGTCCGAGCGGACCCCGATGGCGAGTTACCTGGCCATGCTGGTGATCGGCGACTACCGGGTACGCGAGGGCGAACACGCCGGCAAGCCGCTGGTGACGGCGGTGGCGGCGGGCCTGCCGGAGGGTGGGCCGGCCGAGGTGTCGCTGAACCGTACCGGGGAGATCGCCGACTTCCTGGCCACCCAGTTCGGCCCGTACCCGTTCGAGGCGTACGGCGGGGTGGCGGTCAGCGACCGTCGGATCGGCTACGCGCTGGAGACGCAGGCCCGACCGGTGTACGGACCGGCGTTCTTCACCTCCGGACCCAACGATTCGGTGGTGGCCCACGAACTTGCCCATCAGTGGTTCGGGGACAGTGTCTCGGTTCGCCGGTGGAGTGACCTCTGGCTGAACGAGGGGTTCGCCACCTACGCGGAGTGGCTCTGGGCGCAGCACGACGGCGGGGTGACCGCGCAGCAGGCGTTCGACCAGGGGTACGCGGCAACGGACTGGTCGAAGCCGGCCCTCGACCCGGGTCGGTCGGCGCTCTTCGGCCGGCCGGTCTACCAGCGGGGCGCGTTGGCCGTGCACGCGTTGCGGCTGACCGTCGGCGACGAGGTGTTCTTCCGGATCCTGAAGACCTGGACGGCGGAGAAGCGTAACGCCAGTGTGGTCACCGGTGATCTGATCACGGTCGCGGAACGGGTCGCGGGCCGTCCGCTGGGTCCGCTTCTCGACGCCTGGCTCTCCGGCACCACGGCTCCGCCGCCTCCGCCGCCGGTGGCCTGACCGGGCCGTTCACCGGGTGACCACGAGTTCCGGGTTCGCGGCGAGGTACGCGTCCGCCCGGCCGGCCCGCAGTTCGGTGAGGAAGCGGGTGCCGACCTGGGTGAGTTGTTCGCCCCGGTAGGACCCGCCGCTGCCGACCGAGGCGCCGGGGAGTCCGACCAGGGTGATCGCCTCCGGTCGTAGCCCGCTGAGGGCGAACGCGAAGTCGATCACCCGTTGGTTCCGGCCGCTGAAGGTGAGCGCCTCGCCCATCGTCCGGAGCACCTGGTCGAGCCGGTCGGGGTCGCGGGCCAGTTCCTCGCTGACCACCTTCGCGACGATCGCCTTGATCAGCTGCTGTTGGTGGCGCTGCCGGGCGTAGTCGCCGCCGGTGGTGTGGCGCTGCCGGGCGTAGTCCAGCGCCTGCCAGCCGGTGAGGTGGCGGTCGCCCTTCTCGTACACCATCTGCGGTCCGACGTACCCGTCGCCGTTGGTGTTGCCGGGCCGGTGCTTGCCGTTCGGCTGCCGGTGCTGTGAGACGACCCGCTGGTCCACGTAGAGGTCGATCCCGCCGAGCGCGTCGACCAGGTCGTCGAAGCCGCCGAAGGTCAGTACGGCGCTCGCGTCCCACTTGTTGATGCCGGTGTACCGGCTGACCGTGGCCTCGACCAGTTCGAGCCCCTGCGCGGTGTTCGGTTCGCCCTTCCCGCCGTTGGTCTTGCTGCCGTGGCTCATCGCGTGGGTCAGCTTGGTCTGTTGGCCGGGGAACTTCGCCTTGGCGAACGGTGGGATGTCCACCACCAGGTCGCGGGGGAGGGAGAAGAGGTACGCCCGGTCCAGTTCCCTGCTCACCTGCATGATCAGTACGGCGTCCGCGTGCGGCTCCCAGGCCGGTTCGCTGACCCGGGTGTCGACGCCGACCAGGAGCAGGTTGAGCGGCCCCCGCAGATCGGCACCGGGCTCCGGGGTGGGGCTGGGGGGCGGTGTCGGGGTCGGGGTCGGGGCCGTCAGCGCGCCGGTCGTGTTCGTGCCGGACCGGTCCGCCGGGGTGCTCCCGTCCGGGCCGCGAAGCATGGTGGTGGTGACGGCGGCACCGGCGACCAGCAGCGCGACCACCACACCGCCGGCGGCCCAGCTGATCCGGCGGCGTCGGAGCAGACCCCCGGTGGGGTCTTCGGGTGAGTTGTCCGGTTCATCTTCTGCCGCCCGGTGTTGTCCCGCCTCCGCCATGGTGTCGGCTCCTTCCGGTCGGCCGTGACCGGCCTGCTTGTTGAACCCCTGGTGCCGGTTCCGTGATAGCGGAAACCGCAATTCATTCCGGCAACCTCTTGACAAAGGGTCCGGCACCTTACTTACAGAACGTCGTGGTGGCCGGTGAGGTTGCGTGTTTCAGCTGTTCACATGATCGTGAAGGGTCTCCGGTGACCCGTTCGCCCGGCGCCGGCACGTCTCCCGGCCGGGCCGGTGCCGCCGGCCCCGGCCGGTCCGGTACGCCGCGATTGGCTCCTGATCCGGGTGAGTAGGTAGGCTTCCTGCACATGAGCACGCCGCGCCCCGTTCTGGTGGTTGACTTCGGAGCCCAGTACGCCCAGCTCATCGCCCGTCGGGTGCGGGAGGCCAAGGTCTATTCCGAGATCGTGCCGCACTCCATGCCGGTGGCCGAGATGCTGGCCCGAGACCCTGCCGCGATCATCCTCTCCGGGGGACCGTCGAGCGTCTACGCTCCCGGCGCCCCTCAGGTGGATCCGAAGCTGTTCGACGCCGGTGTGCCGATCTTCGGCATCTGCTACGGCTTCCAGGCGATGGCCCAGGCGCTCGGTGGCACCGTCGCCCACACCGGTGGACGGGAGTTCGGTGGTACCGCGCTGAGCCCGACCGCCGACGGCGGTGTGCTGCTACGCGAACTGCCGGCGGAGCTGTCGGTCTGGATGAGCCACGGTGACTGTGTGACCGAGGCGCCGGCCGGCTTCGCGGTGACCGCCGCCTCCGCCGGTGCGCCGGTGGCCGCGTTCGAGGACCTCGCCGGCCGCCGTGCCGGGGTGCAGTTCCACCCCGAGGTGGGACACACCACCCACGGGCAGACCATGCTGACCCGCTTCCTCTACGACGTGGCCGGGATCGAGCCGACCTGGACGCCCAGCAACATCATCGACGAGCAGGTCGCCGCGATCCGGGCCCAGGTCGGGGAGAAGGAGGTCATCTGCGGCCTCTCCGGTGGGGTCGACTCCGCGGTCGCCGCGGCGCTGGTCCACCGCGCGGTCGGTGACCAGCTCACCTGTGTCTTCGTCGACCACGGCCTGCTGCGGTCCGGTGAGGCCGAGCAGGTGGAGCAGGACTACGTGGCGGCGACGGGGATCAAGCTGAAGGTGGTGGACGCCGCCGACCGGTTCCTCGGTGCGCTCGCCGGGGTGACCGACCCCGAGCAGAAGCGCAAGATCATTGGCCGGGAGTTCATCCGGGTCTTCGAGGCCGCTGCGCGCGAGGTGGCCGCCGCCGGAGACGTGGAGTTCCTGGTCCAGGGAACCCTCTACCCGGACGTGGTGGAGTCGGGCGGTGGCACCGG
The Micromonospora pisi DNA segment above includes these coding regions:
- a CDS encoding LCP family protein, with amino-acid sequence MAEAGQHRAAEDEPDNSPEDPTGGLLRRRRISWAAGGVVVALLVAGAAVTTTMLRGPDGSTPADRSGTNTTGALTAPTPTPTPPPSPTPEPGADLRGPLNLLLVGVDTRVSEPAWEPHADAVLIMQVSRELDRAYLFSLPRDLVVDIPPFAKAKFPGQQTKLTHAMSHGSKTNGGKGEPNTAQGLELVEATVSRYTGINKWDASAVLTFGGFDDLVDALGGIDLYVDQRVVSQHRQPNGKHRPGNTNGDGYVGPQMVYEKGDRHLTGWQALDYARQRHTTGGDYARQRHQQQLIKAIVAKVVSEELARDPDRLDQVLRTMGEALTFSGRNQRVIDFAFALSGLRPEAITLVGLPGASVGSGGSYRGEQLTQVGTRFLTELRAGRADAYLAANPELVVTR
- a CDS encoding GuaB3 family IMP dehydrogenase-related protein; the protein is MRDVVEIGLGKTAQRGYHLDDIAIVPSRRTRDVDDVSTAWQLDAYPFRIPCVGHPSDATMSPTSAATLGRLGGLGVLNVEGLWTRYEDPTKILEELSGLGEDARTTRRLQEVYAEPIRPELITERVRQMREGGGTVAVRVSPQHTLALAPVILDAGVDILVIQGTLVSAEHVSTTDEPLNLKEFIADLDLPVVVGGCTDYKTALHLMRTGAAGVIVGLGGDEWSTTESVLGIRVPMATAIADAAAARRDYLDETGGRYVHLIADGDLRTSGDIAKALGCGADAVMLGEPLSLCDEAPAGGAWWHPAASHPDLPRGAFGVAEESLGSMERLLYGPADEPDGQQNLFGGLRRAMAKCGYRDLKEFQKVGLVLDLER
- a CDS encoding response regulator transcription factor — protein: MRTVLVCVRTPLAAQSVASAAARLGLAAVVRTAISDPEVMLRLSERPADVLLVDTALTRPDSVGFTRRVLARAPGAAILLLGAEEPGVAAAVIAAGGRGLLPGTDHDLVSVVAKAMLLLSTPGRGGRGTGLTGAGGSNAPALPAEVPGRTAAERLPGSPSRVPARPGAVPAGTAPKAAGPPAGPVDPSGRVESVDDAGPGGQPGGPTVVPVQRGEDGPGGSGERGAVEGDETAVEGADPRTNVPPENRYGAPRRSDPANAGGYGRPVAATAGAGAAAGPARRAALTERELQVLLGMADGKSNAEIGRELFVSEDTVKTHARRLFRKLGARDRAHAVAAGFRAGLVA
- a CDS encoding M1 family metallopeptidase — protein: MALVGVLALTAGACTGSGDPGSSRAGGFQPGADGVGDPYFPTYGNGGYDVANYALKVRYDPASDRLTGTATISATATANLSRFNLDLVGLTVSAVTVEGERAEFRHDEGELIVTPGRGLARDGRFTVEVTYDGVPEPVDSPDLGEGGFMATADGAVALGQPESASTWFPVNDHPQDKASYEIAVTVPEGLSALSNGVPGERSTAGGWTTWRWSERTPMASYLAMLVIGDYRVREGEHAGKPLVTAVAAGLPEGGPAEVSLNRTGEIADFLATQFGPYPFEAYGGVAVSDRRIGYALETQARPVYGPAFFTSGPNDSVVAHELAHQWFGDSVSVRRWSDLWLNEGFATYAEWLWAQHDGGVTAQQAFDQGYAATDWSKPALDPGRSALFGRPVYQRGALAVHALRLTVGDEVFFRILKTWTAEKRNASVVTGDLITVAERVAGRPLGPLLDAWLSGTTAPPPPPPVA
- the guaB gene encoding IMP dehydrogenase, whose protein sequence is MDHSPTHLPTGSGDADQFGGLVPELPSGSARAVPLGLTFDDVLLQPAESDIVPSKVNTVTRMTRNVSISIPLLSSPMDTVTEGRMAIAMARQGGIGVLHRNLSIEDQALQVDLVKRSEAGMVTNPITCSPDDTLRDVDALCGRYRISGVPVTDADGALVGIVTNRDMRFVTDGDTPVREIMTRMPLVTATVGVTKDEALELLRQHKVEKLPIVDTLGRLRGLITVKDFAKSEQFPNATKDDAGRLRVAAAVGVGDDSYKRARTLVEAGVDVLIVDTAHGHQRAVLEMVTRLKKDTTVDVIGGNVATFSGAKALVEAGADAVKVGVGPGAICTTRVVAGVGVPQITAIMEAVRAARPAGVPVIADGGIQYSGDIAKAMVAGADTVMLGSLLAGCEESPGDLLIINGKQYKAYRGMGSLGAMQSRGQARSYSKDRYFQQDVTSEEKLVPEGVEGQVPYRGALAQVAHQLIGGLRLAMGYVGAESIPELHRRGQLIRITAAGLKESHPHDIQMTVEAPNYHTR
- a CDS encoding DUF5319 domain-containing protein, producing the protein MHDEPIDPFNGDPADPSAGLDDPAEDAQLDPLSEVERQDVLEDLADLEIYQALLGPTGVRGLVIECEDCHEPHYFDWDLLRGNLRHLLSSGRPRVHEPAFDPDPDHYVTWEYARGYADGVHDTLAEGTDDEDEPAN
- the guaA gene encoding glutamine-hydrolyzing GMP synthase; the protein is MSTPRPVLVVDFGAQYAQLIARRVREAKVYSEIVPHSMPVAEMLARDPAAIILSGGPSSVYAPGAPQVDPKLFDAGVPIFGICYGFQAMAQALGGTVAHTGGREFGGTALSPTADGGVLLRELPAELSVWMSHGDCVTEAPAGFAVTAASAGAPVAAFEDLAGRRAGVQFHPEVGHTTHGQTMLTRFLYDVAGIEPTWTPSNIIDEQVAAIRAQVGEKEVICGLSGGVDSAVAAALVHRAVGDQLTCVFVDHGLLRSGEAEQVEQDYVAATGIKLKVVDAADRFLGALAGVTDPEQKRKIIGREFIRVFEAAAREVAAAGDVEFLVQGTLYPDVVESGGGTGTANIKSHHNVGGLPDDLKFALVEPLRTLFKDEVRALGVELGLPEEMVWRHPFPGPGLAIRIIGSVDRERLDLLRAADLIAREELTASGLDRDVWQFPVVLLADVRSVGVQGDGRSYGHPVVLRPVSSEDAMTADWSRLPYDLIGRISTRITNEVPEVNRVVLDVTSKPPGTIEWE
- a CDS encoding sulfite oxidase, with translation MNTAQSRYGALVGIAAAAVAIGSAELVAAATGPRSAPLVAVGGVVVDLVPEPLKQFAIDVFGVHDKIALLVGTGVLLAGCAALIGIRALRVPVVGYLGIALFGLLGTVAALTRPGAGVAAALPSLLGAALGAGAFRWLRVILVPRPWPDAPLAQTPAAPGTPPEPPVERKEGPPVQPNAITRGPSLPEPGGEERRRFLTGVAVTFGAAAVGGFGGRWLGTRRGVSDARAAVTLPTPASPAAPVPAGADLDLTQLAPYTTPNRQFYRIDTALVVPQVDPGKWKLRIHGRVRNPITLTYADLLARPLIERDITLACVSNEVGGDLIGNARWLGVPLADLLEQAGPLDDADQVVGRSADGWTCGTPTSVLRDGRDAMLAIGMNGEPLPVEHGFPARVVVPGLYGYVSACKWVVELELTRFADFDAYWVPRGWAPEGPIKTQSRIDTPRPRNRPAAGPVTVAGVAWAQHRGIKQVEVQVDGEPWQPATLAPTASIDTWVQWSWRWEATPGEHTLRVRATDATGATQPGEPRPVAPDGATGWHSVRVTVR
- a CDS encoding WhiB family transcriptional regulator, whose translation is MSNVRRLPGPIVDLWEWQRFGACRGRDTAQFFHPDGERGASRNRREAGAKKVCGTCPVRAECAAHALTVREPYGVWGGFSESERLRLLAVGWEDLADRRRTRVDIARLEARLGRPFHSTVPAQRAAS